In one Bradyrhizobium cosmicum genomic region, the following are encoded:
- the ilvD gene encoding dihydroxy-acid dehydratase — MKKLRSRITTDGLDRAPHRAFMRAMGLDDAAIAKPMVGVVSMKGEQTPCNMTHDFQVVAAKTGIEEAGGTPREFSTVSVSDGISMNHEGMKFSLFSRELIADSIEAVVHGLAYDALIGYGGCDKTLPGVMMGMVRCNVPSIFLYGGSSLPGRVDGRTLTVLDSYEAVGSFMTGEIDSATLERIERACLPSIGACAGQFTANTMGMVSEAMGLTIPNVSMVPGVYAERAQISRRAGRLVMEMLERGGPLPRDIVTRKSLENGAAIVAATGGSTNAALHLPAIANEAGIAFTIDDVGEVFARTPLIGNLRPGGKYTAKDVYDIGGAAVVIRELIQSGHIDGHCITITGRTLAEEYGTANTPDGEVVYTSRAPIMPDGGVAVLKGNLCPDGAVIKVAGLKSQFFEGIARVFEDEEACVKAVRDRNYKAGEVLIIRNEGPVGGPGMREMLGVTALIYGQGMGEKVALITDGRFSGATRGMCIGYVSPEAFVGGPLALVRDGDSIRIDAANRRMDMLVDEQELSARRRDWKPRPPRHRAGALAKYARLVGQAPGGAVTHEGPADWPWFE; from the coding sequence ATGAAGAAGTTGCGATCACGGATAACGACAGACGGCCTCGACCGGGCTCCGCACCGCGCTTTCATGCGCGCAATGGGGCTTGACGACGCGGCGATTGCCAAGCCGATGGTGGGCGTCGTCAGCATGAAGGGCGAGCAGACGCCCTGCAATATGACCCATGACTTCCAGGTAGTGGCGGCCAAGACGGGGATCGAGGAGGCGGGCGGTACGCCGCGCGAATTTTCGACCGTGTCGGTTTCCGACGGCATCAGCATGAATCACGAGGGGATGAAGTTTTCGCTGTTTTCGCGTGAGCTGATCGCCGACTCGATCGAAGCCGTTGTCCACGGTCTCGCTTACGACGCGCTGATCGGATACGGCGGATGCGACAAGACGCTGCCGGGGGTAATGATGGGGATGGTTCGCTGCAACGTGCCGTCCATTTTCCTCTACGGTGGCAGTTCGCTGCCCGGTCGCGTGGACGGTCGTACCCTGACGGTGCTCGACTCCTACGAGGCCGTCGGCAGCTTCATGACCGGAGAGATCGACAGCGCTACGCTCGAGCGGATCGAGCGCGCCTGCCTGCCGTCCATCGGCGCATGCGCCGGGCAATTCACCGCGAACACGATGGGGATGGTGTCGGAGGCGATGGGTCTCACCATTCCCAATGTCTCGATGGTGCCCGGCGTCTATGCCGAGCGCGCCCAGATTTCGCGCCGCGCCGGGAGACTGGTGATGGAGATGCTGGAGCGTGGCGGACCGTTACCGCGCGACATCGTGACGCGGAAATCTCTGGAGAATGGCGCGGCGATCGTTGCTGCAACGGGCGGTTCGACCAACGCTGCGCTGCATTTGCCGGCGATCGCGAACGAGGCTGGTATTGCATTCACGATCGATGATGTCGGCGAGGTTTTCGCCAGAACGCCGCTGATTGGAAATCTACGACCCGGGGGCAAGTACACGGCGAAGGACGTCTACGACATCGGCGGCGCTGCGGTGGTGATCCGCGAGCTGATCCAGAGCGGTCATATCGACGGTCATTGCATCACCATTACAGGCCGCACGCTTGCCGAAGAATATGGGACGGCCAACACGCCCGATGGTGAGGTCGTTTACACCTCCCGTGCGCCGATCATGCCTGATGGCGGCGTAGCGGTTCTGAAGGGCAACCTCTGTCCGGACGGTGCCGTGATCAAGGTCGCGGGTTTGAAGAGCCAGTTTTTCGAGGGCATTGCGCGCGTCTTCGAGGACGAGGAGGCGTGTGTCAAAGCGGTTCGTGACCGCAATTATAAGGCGGGTGAGGTTCTCATCATCCGCAACGAAGGTCCCGTCGGAGGCCCAGGCATGCGCGAGATGCTCGGCGTCACCGCGCTGATCTACGGGCAGGGCATGGGCGAAAAAGTGGCGCTGATCACCGATGGCCGGTTCTCCGGCGCGACCCGCGGCATGTGTATCGGCTACGTGTCTCCCGAAGCATTTGTTGGCGGTCCGTTGGCGCTTGTCCGCGACGGCGACAGCATTCGGATCGATGCCGCAAACCGGCGGATGGATATGCTGGTCGACGAGCAGGAACTCTCGGCGCGACGACGTGATTGGAAGCCGCGGCCGCCACGGCACCGCGCAGGTGCGCTCGCGAAATATGCGCGGCTTGTTGGTCAGGCGCCCGGTGGAGCCGTCACACACGAAGGTCCGGCAGATTGGCCATGGTTCGAATGA
- a CDS encoding ABC transporter permease, translating to MTSPAALARRAAPVFACIGLLAMWQVASLALKNDSFPTALEALWAIPDILGDKEALINILASLRRMAMGFGVAVLVSIPLGLLMGRSRAVAAFFNPLLMVIYPVPKAALMPIIMLWLGVGDITKTLVIFLGVSLPVIYHSFEGAKAVEEKMMWSGAAMGLSSLQRLVRIVLPAALPEILTGCRTGLVLALITMITSEMIARQSGAGNILFNALDMGQYDTVFAMIIIVGAMGICLDAIFERVRARLVRWSEPQFDIPLSFS from the coding sequence ATGACATCGCCGGCTGCTTTGGCCAGACGGGCCGCCCCGGTGTTTGCTTGCATCGGCCTGCTGGCGATGTGGCAGGTCGCATCGCTCGCGCTGAAGAACGACAGCTTTCCGACCGCGCTCGAGGCGCTTTGGGCGATTCCCGACATCCTTGGCGACAAGGAGGCCTTGATCAACATCCTGGCCTCGCTCCGTCGCATGGCAATGGGATTCGGTGTGGCGGTGCTGGTCTCGATTCCGCTCGGCTTGTTGATGGGCCGTAGCCGGGCGGTGGCAGCTTTCTTCAATCCGCTCCTGATGGTGATCTACCCGGTCCCGAAGGCAGCCCTGATGCCGATCATCATGCTTTGGCTGGGGGTCGGCGACATCACGAAGACGCTGGTGATCTTTCTCGGCGTCAGTCTTCCGGTGATCTATCATAGCTTTGAAGGTGCCAAGGCGGTCGAAGAGAAGATGATGTGGTCGGGCGCTGCGATGGGGCTCTCATCGCTGCAACGTCTGGTCCGGATCGTGCTGCCCGCTGCACTGCCGGAGATCCTGACCGGATGCCGCACGGGGCTCGTGCTGGCGTTGATCACAATGATCACCAGCGAGATGATCGCCCGCCAGTCCGGCGCTGGCAACATCCTGTTCAACGCGCTCGACATGGGTCAATACGACACCGTATTTGCCATGATCATCATCGTGGGGGCGATGGGAATCTGCCTCGATGCGATCTTCGAGCGGGTCCGCGCACGGCTTGTGCGCTGGTCTGAGCCTCAGTTCGACATTCCGCTGAGCTTCTCATGA
- a CDS encoding GNAT family N-acetyltransferase → MYRISIVDADDDESAEVLGELHRLTFFDSASLPQFEIGAWWLAYHNDEAVAFAGVVPSTHARNSAYFCRVGVLQRHWGRGLQRRLMRAIEARGRRSGWDSIVSDTTDNPVSANNFIQAGYRLYEPEMPWAWSHTLYWRKWLC, encoded by the coding sequence ATGTATAGAATTAGTATTGTCGATGCGGACGATGATGAGAGTGCGGAGGTCCTTGGCGAACTGCATCGGCTGACTTTCTTTGATAGCGCTTCGTTGCCGCAATTCGAGATCGGGGCGTGGTGGCTCGCCTATCACAATGACGAGGCGGTCGCCTTCGCCGGCGTTGTGCCGTCAACGCATGCGCGCAACAGCGCATATTTCTGCAGAGTCGGGGTCTTGCAACGGCACTGGGGGCGGGGACTTCAGCGCAGGCTGATGCGGGCAATCGAGGCGCGGGGGCGGCGTAGCGGATGGGATAGCATCGTTTCTGACACGACGGACAATCCGGTATCCGCCAATAATTTCATCCAGGCCGGTTATCGGCTCTACGAACCCGAAATGCCCTGGGCCTGGTCACATACGCTCTATTGGCGGAAGTGGCTTTGCTGA
- a CDS encoding peptidase M29 produces MLADRIEAKWIDAFCEIFERCAVKAGDTAAILSETQSRALNVHLAELALLRMGARPFHVVMPTPRNRNIVPVRSTGASEAIQRLGPVITALQQAGFVVDCTIEGLMHAVETPEILKAGARILVISNEHPEALERMVPDSALEKRVRAAAKMLRGTKRMRVTSKAGTALDVDMVGASTVGVWGWTDKPGTLAHWPGGIVVSFPKSKTINGTLVMAPGDINLTFKRYLTSPVKMTLKDDYVVELEGEGTDAAMMRAYLAAWGDREAYAVSHVGFGMNPGARYEALSMYDQRDTNGTEIRAVSGNFLFSTGANEFAGRYTAGHFDLPMMGTTIELDGVAVVREGVLQDVFG; encoded by the coding sequence ATGCTAGCGGATCGCATCGAGGCCAAATGGATCGACGCATTTTGCGAGATCTTTGAGCGTTGTGCCGTCAAGGCCGGCGATACTGCCGCGATCCTCTCGGAGACACAATCGCGCGCGCTGAATGTGCATCTGGCAGAGCTTGCTCTGCTGCGGATGGGGGCGCGGCCGTTTCACGTGGTGATGCCGACACCGCGTAACCGGAATATCGTGCCGGTTCGCTCGACGGGAGCAAGCGAGGCGATCCAGCGGCTCGGCCCGGTCATCACCGCGCTTCAGCAGGCCGGTTTCGTGGTGGATTGCACTATCGAGGGGCTGATGCATGCGGTGGAGACCCCTGAAATTCTCAAGGCCGGTGCGCGGATCCTGGTGATCTCCAACGAGCATCCCGAGGCGCTGGAGCGGATGGTCCCGGATTCCGCGCTTGAGAAACGCGTTCGTGCCGCGGCGAAGATGCTGCGAGGAACCAAGCGTATGCGGGTTACTTCGAAGGCCGGCACCGCGCTCGACGTCGATATGGTTGGAGCTTCGACGGTCGGCGTGTGGGGCTGGACTGACAAGCCCGGCACACTGGCGCACTGGCCGGGCGGCATCGTCGTCAGCTTTCCCAAGAGCAAGACGATCAATGGCACGCTGGTGATGGCGCCCGGTGACATCAACCTGACCTTCAAGCGCTACCTGACCTCGCCGGTGAAGATGACGTTGAAGGACGATTATGTCGTCGAGTTGGAAGGCGAGGGGACGGATGCCGCGATGATGCGCGCTTATCTCGCCGCCTGGGGCGACCGTGAGGCCTATGCGGTGTCACATGTTGGGTTCGGCATGAACCCCGGAGCTCGCTACGAGGCGCTGTCGATGTACGATCAGCGCGACACCAACGGTACCGAAATTCGTGCCGTTTCCGGCAACTTCCTGTTCTCGACCGGCGCGAACGAATTCGCCGGCCGCTATACGGCCGGCCATTTCGACTTGCCGATGATGGGAACGACTATCGAACTCGATGGTGTCGCGGTCGTTCGCGAAGGCGTGCTTCAGGATGTCTTCGGCTAG
- a CDS encoding flavin reductase family protein, translating to MNDLPKQPAVPDPANELASDSSPIDPRDFRNALGTYGTGVTIITATAADGKPYGITCNSFASVSLNPPLVLWSLGIYSSSLAVFQNASHFTVHVLGNSQQALANKFAKSTEDKFAGVDWTPGLGNAPVLAESVANFQCRSVNRYYGGDHVIFLGAVEAYAYNSGEPLLFARGTYGRFLSDDQRGKSP from the coding sequence ATGAATGACCTGCCGAAGCAGCCTGCCGTTCCCGACCCAGCCAATGAACTCGCGAGTGACAGTTCACCGATCGATCCCCGGGATTTTCGCAACGCGCTAGGAACTTACGGAACAGGCGTTACGATTATCACTGCCACGGCCGCCGATGGAAAGCCCTATGGCATCACCTGCAATTCGTTTGCGTCGGTCTCACTGAATCCGCCTCTGGTGCTCTGGAGCCTCGGAATCTATTCCTCGAGCCTGGCTGTGTTTCAGAACGCCAGTCACTTCACCGTCCATGTGCTCGGCAATTCGCAGCAGGCGCTCGCGAACAAGTTTGCCAAATCGACCGAGGACAAGTTCGCCGGGGTGGATTGGACGCCGGGCCTCGGAAACGCTCCGGTGCTCGCCGAGAGTGTCGCCAATTTTCAGTGCCGGTCCGTCAATCGCTACTATGGCGGCGATCACGTGATCTTTCTCGGCGCGGTCGAGGCCTATGCCTACAACTCCGGGGAGCCGCTGCTGTTTGCGCGCGGAACGTATGGCCGGTTCCTGTCCGACGACCAACGCGGGAAGTCACCGTAG
- a CDS encoding NAD(P)-dependent oxidoreductase — MADASKANPPGVERLGYLGLGLMGAPMTRRLLKAGYQVSVWNRSEGKLAPLVAEGARRAITPRDVLANSDIVFMCVTDATAVEEVIFGADGLAAAPGASKLVVDFSSIHPDAARDLAARLKAANGAGLIDAPVSGGTKGAEEGTLAIMAGGDAGDIQRVRPYVLAMARRFTHMGPTGAGQTTKLCNQVIVGCAMAVLAEATRLAVNAGIDANRLPEALSGGFADSIPLQLFVPRMAQGIHSPPLGHIATMLKDLDTVADVAQATSTPVPMAALAGQIFRLAKAARGADADALEIYKLSAAER; from the coding sequence ATGGCTGATGCGAGCAAGGCAAACCCGCCAGGCGTCGAGAGGCTCGGCTATCTTGGCCTTGGGCTGATGGGCGCACCCATGACCCGGCGCCTGCTCAAGGCCGGCTATCAAGTCAGCGTATGGAATCGCTCGGAAGGCAAGCTGGCTCCGCTCGTCGCGGAGGGCGCCAGGCGCGCCATCACGCCACGCGACGTGCTGGCCAACTCGGACATTGTGTTCATGTGCGTGACGGACGCGACCGCCGTTGAGGAAGTGATTTTCGGGGCCGACGGCCTTGCAGCGGCTCCTGGCGCAAGCAAGCTCGTAGTCGACTTCTCATCGATCCACCCTGACGCCGCGCGCGATCTTGCTGCGCGGCTGAAGGCTGCGAATGGCGCCGGCCTGATCGATGCACCGGTGTCCGGCGGCACCAAGGGCGCCGAAGAAGGTACGCTTGCAATCATGGCAGGCGGAGATGCCGGCGACATCCAGAGGGTGCGGCCGTATGTGCTAGCCATGGCACGCAGGTTCACCCACATGGGTCCGACGGGCGCCGGCCAGACCACAAAGCTCTGCAATCAGGTGATCGTCGGATGCGCGATGGCTGTCCTGGCGGAAGCAACACGCCTTGCCGTGAACGCGGGAATTGACGCCAACCGATTGCCCGAAGCCCTCTCGGGCGGCTTCGCCGATTCCATTCCACTTCAGCTGTTTGTGCCCCGCATGGCTCAAGGCATTCACTCACCGCCACTCGGTCACATCGCCACCATGCTCAAAGACCTCGACACGGTCGCCGACGTTGCGCAGGCGACGTCGACTCCCGTGCCGATGGCAGCGTTGGCCGGGCAGATCTTCAGGCTGGCCAAGGCTGCGCGGGGAGCCGATGCAGACGCGTTGGAGATCTACAAGCTCTCAGCAGCGGAGCGTTGA
- a CDS encoding ABC transporter ATP-binding protein → MKVMPSRSSEWVKPVTSQLPASKIIEIDRVSQVFQTSARKDHLALSDISLAIEEGAFVSILGPSGCGKSTLLYIVGGFVSPTSGAAKMKGQTITGPGPDRGPVFQEFALFPWKTVLGNVMYGPRQQGVRATEAEAQSRALIEMVGLKGYENFYPKELSGGMKQRVALARTLAYHPEVLLMDEPFGALDAHTRTRLQNDLLNIWERDRKTVLFVTHSVDEAVFLSDKVVMMSKSPGRIRQVIDIDLPRPRRRNELLLDPRYQKYVVDIERMFDEVDESGSAL, encoded by the coding sequence ATGAAGGTAATGCCTTCGAGATCGAGCGAATGGGTGAAACCGGTGACGTCACAACTGCCGGCTTCCAAGATCATCGAGATCGACCGCGTCTCGCAGGTTTTTCAGACCTCGGCGCGCAAGGATCATCTGGCGCTATCGGACATCTCGTTGGCGATCGAAGAGGGAGCCTTCGTCTCCATCCTCGGGCCGTCCGGCTGCGGCAAGTCGACACTGCTTTACATCGTCGGTGGCTTCGTTAGCCCGACAAGCGGCGCGGCGAAGATGAAGGGACAAACGATTACGGGACCGGGGCCGGATCGCGGGCCGGTATTCCAGGAGTTCGCACTGTTTCCGTGGAAGACCGTATTGGGGAACGTGATGTATGGTCCGCGCCAGCAAGGTGTGCGGGCCACGGAGGCGGAAGCGCAGAGCCGAGCCCTGATTGAGATGGTCGGCCTCAAGGGTTACGAGAATTTCTATCCGAAGGAGCTGTCAGGCGGCATGAAGCAGCGCGTGGCACTCGCCCGGACGCTCGCGTACCATCCCGAAGTCCTGTTGATGGACGAACCGTTCGGTGCTCTGGACGCGCACACCCGGACACGCCTGCAGAATGATCTTCTGAACATCTGGGAGCGTGACCGCAAAACGGTGCTGTTCGTCACTCATTCGGTCGATGAAGCCGTCTTCCTGTCGGACAAGGTCGTGATGATGTCGAAATCTCCCGGCCGCATCCGGCAGGTCATCGACATCGACCTGCCGCGACCGCGCCGCCGCAACGAGTTGTTGCTCGATCCGCGCTACCAGAAATATGTCGTCGATATCGAGCGCATGTTCGACGAGGTCGACGAGAGCGGATCGGCGTTATGA
- a CDS encoding CaiB/BaiF CoA transferase family protein, translating to MPTKPQLPERSSRAKGAPTALDGLLVVDFTRVVAGPACTQTLADFGARVIKIENPDGGDDTRAYEHAEIGGESAAYLSLNRNKRGIALDLTVPEAREIALDLIRKADVVVENFSSGVMKKFGLDYEAVAPLNPRLVYCSISAYGRSGPFASRPGFDPITQAESGFMSLNGFADGPAVRTGPPIVDMATGMSACNAILLALLARDRLGRGQHVEVALFDIAMGMTGFYGMAYLINGENPGRFGNSPSGSPSVGVYEASDGPLYIACANDRLFRRLVVEVLNRPDLIDGPQFATRKARSENKELLRAAIAEVFASDTLENWMAKMKLANIPVGYLRTVEEGFNAPEARERHRLSRIPHRTAEWVPNIEPPISMSLTGAIDPVAAPLLGEHTEDVLRDTLGYDARRILEFTQKGVFGSGKPSTPA from the coding sequence ATGCCCACCAAGCCTCAATTGCCGGAACGTTCGTCGCGGGCGAAGGGCGCGCCAACCGCGCTGGATGGTCTGCTGGTCGTCGATTTTACGCGCGTCGTGGCGGGGCCGGCCTGCACTCAGACGCTTGCCGATTTTGGCGCGCGTGTCATCAAGATCGAGAATCCTGACGGTGGCGACGACACGCGCGCCTATGAGCACGCCGAAATTGGCGGCGAAAGCGCGGCCTATCTGAGTCTCAACCGCAACAAGCGCGGCATTGCGCTGGACCTGACTGTGCCGGAGGCCCGCGAGATCGCGTTGGACCTGATCCGCAAAGCCGACGTGGTCGTGGAGAATTTTTCCAGTGGGGTCATGAAGAAATTCGGTCTCGACTATGAGGCTGTCGCGCCGCTCAATCCTCGGCTGGTCTATTGCTCGATCTCGGCCTACGGGCGCTCTGGACCGTTTGCTTCGCGACCCGGCTTTGATCCGATTACGCAGGCCGAAAGCGGCTTCATGTCGCTCAACGGGTTTGCCGACGGGCCCGCCGTTCGGACCGGCCCGCCCATCGTCGACATGGCCACGGGGATGTCTGCCTGCAATGCCATTCTGCTGGCGCTATTGGCGCGGGATCGGCTCGGCCGCGGTCAGCATGTCGAGGTCGCCCTGTTCGACATCGCCATGGGGATGACCGGCTTCTACGGCATGGCCTACCTGATCAACGGCGAGAACCCTGGCCGGTTTGGCAATTCGCCGAGCGGGTCTCCCTCCGTTGGCGTCTATGAGGCTTCCGACGGACCGCTTTACATAGCCTGCGCGAACGACCGGCTTTTTCGCCGGCTGGTGGTCGAGGTGCTGAACCGGCCCGATCTGATCGACGGTCCGCAGTTCGCCACGCGAAAAGCGCGCTCCGAGAACAAGGAGCTCCTGCGGGCAGCCATCGCGGAGGTCTTCGCCAGCGATACCCTCGAGAACTGGATGGCGAAGATGAAGCTGGCCAATATTCCGGTCGGCTATCTCCGGACGGTTGAGGAGGGTTTCAATGCGCCCGAGGCCCGCGAGCGCCATCGCCTGAGCCGAATTCCGCATCGTACAGCAGAGTGGGTCCCCAATATCGAGCCGCCGATCAGTATGAGCCTGACCGGCGCGATTGATCCCGTCGCCGCTCCCTTGTTAGGCGAGCATACCGAAGATGTCTTGCGTGATACGCTCGGCTACGACGCGCGTCGGATCCTGGAGTTCACCCAAAAAGGCGTCTTTGGATCAGGCAAGCCATCGACACCGGCTTAA
- a CDS encoding ABC transporter permease, which yields MTSRVLPSTVLLGVAPIVLVIAVWQGLVSFGFAPAVLLPPPGFVFSRLLQQLVTWTFQQEIAATLIRLFAGFAIAVVLGVSIGIAAAANPAINAVVRPIVRVLAPLPKVALYPALLLLLGFGHGSKITLVAADALFPILLSTYYGASTVEQKLIWSAMAAGTPRYEILFKVVLPAAMPSILTGCRIGLVISCIVVFLAEMITSTDGLGHVLVTAARTFQAVDMFVPLITISLLGLILNGLLGVLRSYLLRGFPEA from the coding sequence ATGACCTCACGCGTGCTCCCATCAACTGTCCTTCTCGGAGTTGCACCGATCGTGCTCGTGATCGCGGTGTGGCAAGGCCTCGTGTCATTTGGCTTTGCGCCTGCGGTCTTGCTGCCGCCGCCGGGATTCGTCTTCAGCCGGCTGCTCCAGCAACTCGTGACCTGGACGTTTCAGCAGGAGATCGCGGCGACCCTGATCCGGCTGTTTGCCGGGTTCGCGATCGCTGTCGTGCTTGGCGTTAGCATCGGTATTGCGGCTGCCGCCAATCCCGCCATCAATGCCGTGGTACGGCCGATCGTGCGCGTATTGGCGCCGCTACCCAAGGTCGCGCTCTATCCGGCGCTACTGCTGCTGCTGGGCTTTGGCCATGGATCAAAGATCACCCTGGTGGCGGCGGACGCTCTCTTTCCGATCTTGCTGTCTACCTATTACGGCGCGTCCACTGTCGAGCAAAAGCTGATCTGGTCGGCTATGGCGGCAGGAACGCCGCGCTATGAAATTCTGTTCAAGGTGGTGCTGCCGGCGGCGATGCCGTCGATCCTGACCGGCTGCCGGATCGGACTTGTCATTTCCTGCATCGTGGTGTTTCTGGCCGAGATGATCACATCGACGGATGGGCTTGGCCATGTGCTGGTGACAGCGGCCCGGACCTTTCAGGCCGTCGACATGTTCGTGCCGCTGATTACAATCTCGCTCCTTGGGTTGATCCTGAACGGCTTGTTGGGCGTCCTGCGATCGTACCTCTTGCGGGGCTTCCCCGAAGCGTAA
- a CDS encoding ABC transporter substrate-binding protein → MRTVSKWILALGAAAAVSAGAGPSWAQQTIRVGWTIPAEESKYWMMRRPAEFPNIGKAYNIEWTQFQGTAPMTQALAAGALDCATQAPLSLANGVVGGNLKAYIVAQHVFEKPGGFSVYWAVMNDSPIKTIADLKGKTVGISVIGGGTQGPFNLLLKQNGVDPAKDIKLVEVGFAVSEDALRQGRVDAVNMNQPFAARAEAKGGTKKLFSLSQAMPNIVHILEACRADFVDKNPDLVKAYVRDITSGMKKALANREETLKVVNEVLKAPIPVLETYLLKDNDFGRDPGAAPNFPAIQKMLDIYAETGMLPKLDAAQFKHPTIVAPLE, encoded by the coding sequence ATGCGAACCGTTTCGAAGTGGATTCTGGCTTTGGGGGCGGCAGCGGCCGTGAGCGCGGGCGCAGGCCCGTCATGGGCGCAGCAGACGATCCGCGTCGGCTGGACGATCCCGGCTGAGGAGTCCAAGTACTGGATGATGCGTCGCCCGGCCGAATTTCCTAATATAGGCAAAGCCTACAACATCGAATGGACCCAGTTTCAGGGCACGGCGCCGATGACGCAGGCTTTGGCAGCCGGTGCGCTCGATTGCGCGACGCAGGCGCCGCTCTCGCTCGCCAACGGCGTGGTTGGCGGCAATCTCAAGGCCTACATCGTGGCGCAGCACGTCTTCGAAAAGCCCGGCGGTTTTTCGGTCTACTGGGCTGTGATGAATGACTCGCCAATCAAGACGATTGCCGATCTCAAGGGCAAGACCGTCGGCATTTCCGTGATCGGCGGTGGCACGCAAGGTCCGTTCAACCTGCTTCTCAAGCAGAATGGCGTCGATCCGGCCAAGGATATCAAGCTGGTCGAGGTCGGTTTTGCCGTCTCCGAAGATGCGTTGCGCCAGGGCCGTGTCGATGCGGTCAACATGAACCAGCCGTTTGCCGCGCGCGCGGAGGCGAAAGGCGGCACAAAGAAGCTGTTCTCGCTGTCGCAGGCCATGCCGAACATCGTACACATCCTGGAAGCCTGTCGGGCCGATTTCGTCGACAAGAATCCGGATCTGGTGAAGGCTTATGTCCGCGACATTACGTCAGGCATGAAGAAGGCGCTGGCGAACCGCGAAGAGACCTTGAAGGTCGTCAATGAAGTTTTGAAGGCGCCCATTCCGGTTCTTGAGACTTACCTGCTTAAGGACAACGATTTCGGTCGCGATCCAGGCGCCGCGCCGAACTTTCCCGCGATCCAGAAGATGCTGGACATCTACGCAGAGACGGGAATGCTGCCGAAGCTGGACGCCGCACAGTTCAAGCATCCGACGATCGTCGCGCCGCTTGAGTAG
- a CDS encoding acyl-CoA dehydrogenase family protein — protein MGQHTGSEAGGQAYAAMIAKARALAPRLRERAVRTEELRHLPPETERDLHDAGLFRMLQPARIGGAELDYVALVDCAELLGRADASVAWNLANLASHQWMLGMFEQRAQDLVWGRDPDALIASSFIFPAGRATRMEGGYRLHGSWPFSSGVASCEWNMLASVVYSDDEADGIEYRIFLLSKGDYKVLDTWNVTGLRGTGSCDVEVRDAFVPDHMTVAVGELAGGPTPGSRVNPNPSYTLPVFSLFPYVLSGVALGNAQACLDDYAEVARHRISTYNRAKLSDFQSTQIKIAEASAKIDAARLIMRSACINAMEDARRGRIPDMATKTRYRRDGAFSVNLCTDAVSMLFAASGARGLFTTGVLQRQFRDAHAINSHLAFNFDAAGTNYGRVALGLPSENLTL, from the coding sequence ATGGGTCAACACACCGGGTCGGAAGCCGGTGGACAGGCCTATGCGGCAATGATTGCCAAGGCCAGGGCGCTCGCACCGCGGCTGCGAGAGCGGGCGGTGCGGACAGAGGAGCTGCGGCATCTTCCGCCGGAAACCGAAAGGGATCTCCACGACGCTGGTCTGTTCCGGATGCTCCAGCCGGCACGCATTGGCGGCGCCGAGCTCGACTATGTCGCCCTTGTCGACTGTGCTGAGCTGCTCGGGCGGGCGGACGCGTCGGTGGCCTGGAATCTCGCCAATCTGGCGAGCCATCAGTGGATGCTCGGCATGTTCGAGCAGAGGGCGCAGGATCTGGTCTGGGGCCGCGATCCGGACGCGCTGATTGCGTCATCGTTCATTTTTCCCGCCGGACGCGCGACGAGGATGGAGGGCGGATACCGGTTGCACGGCAGCTGGCCGTTCTCGTCGGGCGTTGCGTCCTGCGAATGGAACATGCTTGCAAGTGTCGTCTATTCCGACGACGAGGCGGACGGCATCGAGTATCGAATCTTCCTGCTGTCGAAGGGCGACTACAAGGTGCTTGATACCTGGAATGTTACGGGACTGCGCGGCACCGGGTCCTGCGACGTCGAGGTCAGGGACGCCTTTGTACCAGACCATATGACGGTCGCTGTCGGCGAGCTTGCCGGCGGTCCGACGCCTGGCAGCAGGGTCAATCCCAATCCGTCGTATACTCTGCCCGTGTTTTCGCTGTTTCCCTACGTCCTGTCGGGTGTCGCACTCGGGAACGCGCAAGCATGCCTCGACGATTACGCGGAGGTCGCGCGTCATCGCATTTCGACCTACAACCGTGCCAAACTGAGCGACTTTCAAAGCACCCAGATCAAGATCGCCGAAGCTTCGGCCAAGATCGACGCTGCGCGCCTGATCATGCGTTCGGCCTGCATCAACGCCATGGAAGATGCAAGGCGAGGTCGTATTCCTGACATGGCGACCAAGACCAGATATCGGCGCGATGGAGCTTTCTCCGTGAACCTGTGCACGGATGCGGTCTCGATGCTGTTTGCCGCGAGCGGGGCGCGCGGCCTGTTCACGACGGGGGTGTTGCAGCGGCAATTCCGCGATGCGCACGCGATCAACTCGCATCTTGCGTTCAACTTCGATGCGGCCGGAACTAATTACGGACGGGTGGCTCTGGGCCTGCCGTCCGAGAATCTCACGCTGTGA